The Aerococcus christensenii genome segment GCGGCCTTTTTTGTAGACTTGTTTGTCTACTTGTTGAACCACTTTAACATCCTCTAGTGGATTTCCCTTCAACACAAGAAAGTCGGCTACTTTTCCTGTTTCAATAGAACCATAATCTTGATCAATCTTCATTAATTGCGCAGAATGATAAGATGTTAGTAGAGCTTGGAAAGGCGTTAAGTGAATTTTTTCGACAAAAAGTTGAAATTCCACAGCAGTCAGTTCAAACCCATTAAATGGCGTCCCAGCATCAGTTGCTAAGGTTAACGGAATGCCTGCTTGATATATTTTCGCAACATTCTGGAGTAAGTCGGTCCAAATTTCCCTTGTCTTATCTGCTTGGTAGCTAAAGGCTGTGCCTTCTCCAATCTTTAAAATTCCTGCTCCAGCTACTAGCGTTGGGCTTACAAAAGTTCCTTGTGCAAGCATATTGTTCAAATCTTCTTCATCTGGATAGAAGCAATGTTCCACAGAATCTACCCCTGCGGCAATCGCATTTTTAATGCCTTTAGGGCCTTCTGCATGTGCGCAAACAATTTTCCCGCGATGGTGCGCTTCTTCAACCGCTACTTTCATTTCAGCTATAGAGAGTTGTGGTTGAAACATGTGGTCATCTTTACTCATGACACCACCTGTTGCCATTAATTTAATATTTTGCGCACCATTTTTTAATCCTTGTCGTACTGCATGGCGCATCTCATCTTCTGAATCCACTAACCACGAAAATTCTGGAAAATCACCATGTCCACCTGTCATTGAATAAGCACGACCAGAAGGCATAATTTCAGGTAAGTCACTTAATTTTCCCTGTGCTTGCATTTGAGCTAAGCGGATA includes the following:
- a CDS encoding metal-dependent hydrolase family protein produces the protein MGTIGYVNAYLFDGVNDTIQEKGWFTVSEETGRFLAIGTGALPNDNECDRVVDLQGQYVMPGMINAHTHMTMDAESLDSGFGANEVEATVYALDNLKKAIQSGVTYVRECGTRYDIDIRLAQMQAQGKLSDLPEIMPSGRAYSMTGGHGDFPEFSWLVDSEDEMRHAVRQGLKNGAQNIKLMATGGVMSKDDHMFQPQLSIAEMKVAVEEAHHRGKIVCAHAEGPKGIKNAIAAGVDSVEHCFYPDEEDLNNMLAQGTFVSPTLVAGAGILKIGEGTAFSYQADKTREIWTDLLQNVAKIYQAGIPLTLATDAGTPFNGFELTAVEFQLFVEKIHLTPFQALLTSYHSAQLMKIDQDYGSIETGKVADFLVLKGNPLEDVKVVQQVDKQVYKKGRRVF